Proteins encoded within one genomic window of Empedobacter falsenii:
- the ilvB gene encoding biosynthetic-type acetolactate synthase large subunit, which produces MESYTNTQSKSETLQKDVLLTNKPTQISGSQAIINALLSEGVTTVFGYPGGAIMPIYDALYDYKDKLEHILVRHEQGGIHAAQGYARTSGKVGVAFATSGPGATNLVTGIADAMIDSNPIVCITGQVFASLLGTDAFQETDVINITNPITKWNYQITDAEEINDVLAKAFHIARSGRPGPVLIDITKNAQIQLIEKKKYEKCTHVRSYRPEPEIRTEYVKAAAELINQAKKPFAIIGQGILLGKAEQELKDFLEKSGIPVATTLMGLSSLDTDHPQYVGLLGMHGNYSPNVKTNDCDILIAIGMRFDDRVTGRLDKYAKQAKVIHLDIDPAEIGKNVKVAVPVWGDCKKTLPLLTNLIDPNDHSQWLKEFRDLEKEERTEVIDKEFHPTTDVMSMAEVINTLNELTNGEAVIVTDVGQHQMAACRYAKFKDSKLLVTSGGLGTMGFGLPAAIGAWYGAPEKDIVMVCGDGGFQMTLQEMGTIMQFGAKVKMLILNNSFLGMVRQWQELFNDKRYSFVDITSPDFVALAKAYQIEGQKIEARNDLKNALKEMLEHDGSYLLEVMVGKENNVFPMVEQGTSVSEIRLK; this is translated from the coding sequence ATGGAGTCTTATACAAATACGCAAAGCAAGTCGGAAACGCTTCAGAAGGATGTCTTACTGACCAATAAACCAACTCAAATTTCAGGTTCACAAGCAATTATTAATGCTTTATTATCCGAAGGAGTGACAACAGTTTTCGGATACCCTGGTGGCGCAATTATGCCTATTTATGATGCTTTGTATGATTACAAAGATAAATTAGAACACATTTTAGTTCGTCATGAACAAGGTGGTATTCATGCTGCGCAAGGTTATGCAAGAACTTCAGGAAAAGTAGGTGTAGCTTTTGCTACGAGTGGGCCAGGCGCAACGAATTTAGTAACCGGAATTGCTGATGCCATGATTGATAGTAATCCTATCGTATGTATCACAGGACAAGTTTTCGCTTCTCTTTTAGGAACGGATGCTTTTCAAGAAACTGATGTTATCAACATTACTAATCCCATCACGAAATGGAATTATCAAATTACTGATGCGGAAGAAATCAATGATGTTTTAGCAAAAGCTTTTCATATCGCGCGTTCTGGACGACCAGGACCTGTATTGATTGACATTACAAAAAATGCTCAAATACAGCTTATCGAAAAGAAAAAATATGAGAAATGCACTCATGTTCGCAGTTATAGACCAGAACCAGAAATAAGAACTGAATATGTAAAAGCTGCTGCTGAACTTATTAATCAAGCAAAAAAACCATTTGCGATTATTGGTCAAGGAATTCTGCTTGGAAAAGCAGAGCAAGAATTAAAAGATTTCTTAGAAAAATCTGGAATTCCAGTGGCTACAACTTTAATGGGATTAAGTTCTTTGGATACAGATCATCCACAATATGTTGGTTTATTAGGAATGCATGGAAATTATTCTCCGAATGTCAAAACAAATGATTGCGATATATTAATTGCTATTGGGATGAGGTTTGATGACCGCGTAACCGGACGTTTAGACAAATATGCAAAACAAGCGAAAGTCATTCATCTTGATATTGATCCTGCAGAAATTGGTAAAAATGTAAAAGTTGCAGTGCCAGTTTGGGGAGATTGTAAAAAAACACTTCCGTTATTAACAAATTTAATTGATCCTAATGATCACTCTCAATGGTTAAAAGAATTTAGAGATCTCGAAAAAGAAGAACGTACAGAAGTTATTGATAAAGAATTCCACCCAACAACTGATGTGATGTCTATGGCTGAGGTTATTAATACATTAAATGAGTTAACAAACGGAGAAGCAGTAATTGTGACAGACGTTGGGCAACATCAAATGGCAGCTTGTCGTTATGCGAAATTCAAAGATTCTAAGCTTTTGGTTACATCTGGTGGATTAGGAACGATGGGATTTGGTTTACCTGCTGCAATTGGAGCATGGTACGGAGCACCTGAAAAAGACATTGTCATGGTTTGTGGAGATGGTGGTTTCCAGATGACGTTACAAGAAATGGGAACGATTATGCAATTCGGAGCTAAAGTAAAAATGTTAATTCTAAACAATAGCTTCCTTGGAATGGTTCGTCAATGGCAAGAATTATTCAACGACAAACGCTATTCTTTCGTAGATATTACAAGTCCAGATTTTGTTGCGCTTGCAAAAGCGTATCAAATAGAAGGTCAAAAAATAGAGGCGAGAAATGACTTGAAAAATGCATTAAAAGAAATGTTAGAACATGATGGTTCATATCTTTTAGAAGTTATGGTAGGAAAAGAAAATAATGTATTTCCTATGGTAGAACAAGGTACAAGTGTTTCTGAAATTAGATTAAAATAA
- the ilvN gene encoding acetolactate synthase small subunit, protein MDSKQEYTITLYTENSIGILGRVAGIFTRRKINIESLSTSPSEIENVHRFTIVIEESEEVVRKLCMQIEKQIDVLKAYFNNNDELIWQEQALYKVPTNIIAEKAYVERLLRQYGANTVVIRNDYTVFETAGHREEIDNLTQELTKYGLIEFVRGARIAIIKASAGFHEKLLQFEKDEPSKEVIENEFLNEGTSVFTM, encoded by the coding sequence ATGGACTCAAAACAAGAATATACAATTACGTTATATACAGAAAATTCCATAGGAATTTTAGGAAGAGTTGCAGGAATTTTTACTCGACGAAAAATTAATATTGAAAGTTTAAGCACTTCTCCATCAGAAATAGAAAATGTACACAGATTTACAATTGTTATTGAAGAATCTGAAGAAGTCGTTCGAAAACTTTGCATGCAAATTGAAAAACAAATCGATGTTCTTAAAGCTTATTTCAATAATAATGATGAATTAATCTGGCAAGAACAAGCTTTATACAAAGTGCCAACGAATATTATTGCAGAAAAGGCATACGTAGAACGTTTATTGCGTCAATATGGTGCAAATACAGTTGTGATTCGCAATGATTATACAGTTTTTGAAACAGCTGGTCATCGTGAGGAAATTGATAATCTAACACAAGAATTAACTAAATATGGCTTAATAGAATTTGTTCGAGGAGCCAGAATAGCGATTATCAAAGCGAGTGCTGGTTTTCATGAAAAATTATTACAATTCGAGAAAGACGAGCCATCAAAAGAAGTAATCGAAAATGAATTCCTAAACGAAGGAACCTCAGTTTTCACAATGTAA
- the ilvC gene encoding ketol-acid reductoisomerase, with amino-acid sequence MTNYFNSLSLRDQLYQLGQAEFLNNSEFAKDTEALKGKKIVIVGCGAQGLNQGLNLRDSGLDVSYALRKEAIEQQRDSWKNATSHNFTVGTFEELIPNADVVANLTPDKQHTQVVNTIQPLIKEGATLLYSHGFNIVEEGVQIRKDITVIMVAPKCPGSEVRAEYLRGFGVPTLIAVHPENDPEGKGLDQAKAYCAGTGGHRAGVLKSSFVAEVKSDLMGEQTILCGLLQTGSILSFDKMVENGIDAGYASKLVQYGVEVITEALKHGGVSGMMDRLSNPAKVKAFELSEELKDIMRPLFQKHQDDIISGEFSKTMMEDWANDDKNLLKWRAETGETAFEKTPAGDANITEQEYFDNYTLMVAFVRAGVELAFETMVEAGIKPESAYYESLHETPLIANTIARKKLFEMNRVISDTAEYGCYLFDQACKPLLKDFMTKVNVDVVGKNYNEGKDNAVDNATLVHINDVLRNHPVETVGKKLRKAMTAMKTIKTA; translated from the coding sequence ATGACTAATTACTTTAATTCTCTATCATTAAGAGATCAATTATATCAACTAGGGCAAGCAGAATTTCTAAATAACTCAGAATTCGCAAAAGATACAGAAGCATTAAAAGGTAAAAAAATTGTGATTGTAGGTTGCGGTGCCCAAGGATTAAACCAAGGATTAAATCTACGCGACAGTGGTTTAGACGTTTCGTACGCGTTACGCAAAGAAGCCATTGAACAACAAAGAGATTCTTGGAAAAATGCAACAAGTCATAATTTCACAGTAGGAACTTTCGAGGAATTAATCCCAAATGCTGATGTTGTGGCAAATTTAACGCCAGACAAACAACACACGCAAGTAGTTAACACTATTCAACCTCTTATAAAAGAAGGTGCTACACTTTTATACTCTCATGGATTCAATATCGTAGAAGAAGGTGTTCAAATTCGTAAAGATATTACGGTAATCATGGTTGCTCCAAAATGTCCTGGTTCGGAAGTTCGAGCAGAATATTTAAGAGGATTTGGAGTTCCAACATTAATTGCCGTTCACCCAGAAAATGATCCCGAAGGAAAAGGACTTGACCAAGCAAAAGCATATTGTGCAGGAACTGGTGGACACAGAGCAGGAGTTTTAAAATCTTCTTTTGTGGCAGAAGTAAAATCTGATTTGATGGGAGAACAAACCATTTTATGCGGTCTTTTACAAACAGGTTCTATTCTTTCTTTCGATAAAATGGTTGAAAATGGAATTGATGCTGGTTACGCTTCAAAATTAGTTCAATATGGTGTGGAAGTCATTACTGAAGCCTTAAAACATGGCGGAGTTAGCGGTATGATGGATAGATTAAGTAATCCTGCTAAAGTGAAAGCTTTTGAATTATCAGAAGAATTAAAAGACATTATGCGTCCATTATTCCAAAAACATCAAGATGATATTATTTCGGGTGAATTTAGTAAAACAATGATGGAAGATTGGGCGAATGATGATAAAAACTTATTAAAATGGAGAGCTGAAACTGGTGAAACTGCTTTTGAAAAAACACCTGCAGGCGACGCAAATATTACAGAACAAGAATATTTTGATAACTATACCTTAATGGTTGCTTTTGTTCGTGCTGGAGTTGAATTAGCTTTCGAAACTATGGTAGAAGCTGGAATTAAACCTGAATCTGCTTACTACGAATCATTACACGAAACTCCATTGATTGCAAATACAATTGCTCGTAAAAAATTATTCGAAATGAATCGAGTGATTTCTGATACAGCAGAATATGGTTGTTATCTTTTCGATCAGGCTTGTAAACCTTTGTTAAAAGATTTCATGACAAAAGTAAACGTAGATGTTGTTGGGAAAAATTACAACGAAGGAAAAGACAATGCTGTTGATAATGCGACATTGGTACACATAAATGATGTTTTACGTAATCATCCTGTCGAAACTGTAGGAAAAAAACTTCGTAAAGCTATGACTGCTATGAAAACGATAAAAACGGCGTAG
- the mfd gene encoding transcription-repair coupling factor, whose protein sequence is MEQKTIHNVFSLYDSSDFVQKLIVNFKNNPQHKVNIKGFLGSGLSILTGHLYDRVARPTILIFDDKEEAAYVLNDLETLFDKEQILFFPSSYKRPYEIEEVNNANVVIRTEVLNVLSHSKRPKIVVTYAEALSEKVVTKKALSTNTLKVKVGNDLGIDFLTEVLSSYNFHRVDFVSEPGEFSIRGGIIDVFSFSNEHPYRISLFGDEVETIRTFDIENQLSIATTKEITIIPNLESKSINEKRESFLEYISKDSLIIAKNISVLAKQITKNFEQAENAFAELKGEIKQAEPNQLFLNKNAFLQQISSFGVIECSMKSYFETVEEIESPFKPQPSFNKQFELLIDDLNEHKNEGFKNALICSNENQIKRFEEIFDDIGKEVSYIPVLGSIYQGFIDEEIKLTCYTDHQIFGRYHKFNLRNSFSKKEAITLKEINSLQVGDFVTHIDYGIGKFAGLVRLNNNGVTQESIKLIYQNNDILYVNIHSLHKIAKFRGKDGAEPKISKLGSPAWKNLKNKTKAKVKEIAFDLIKLYAKRRARKGFAYSPDTYLQNELEASFIYEDTPDQYKATQDVKADMESERPMDRLVCGDVGFGKTEVAIRAAMKAAVDGKQVAVLVPTTILAFQHFKTFSERLRDLPVKVAYLNRFVTGAKKKAVLDGLKSGQVDIVIGTHQLVNPKIEYKDLGLLIVDEEHKFGVGVKDKLKTLRENIDTLTLTATPIPRTLQFSLMAARDLSVIKTPPPNRQPVDTQLVGFNEEIFRDAIMYEMQRGGQVYIIHNRVQSLKDIAGMVQRLVPDARVAIGHGQMDGKELEAVLLDFIDGRYDVFVSTTIIESGLDVPNANTILINDAQNFGLADLHQMRGRVGRSNRKAFCYLVAPPLSVLTDEARKRLQAIEQFSDLGSGFNIAMKDLEIRGAGNLLGAEQTGFMMDIGFETYQKILNEAIEELKETDFKDLFEDQKSGEVKSYVSDVQIDSDLQIMFPDEYIESSEERLLLYKELADIETETDLQTFKNNLIDRFGKLPIEAENLLESIQLKWISKKLGFERLVMKNGILLAYFINKPQSEFYQSEEFRLILNYVQNNPKNISFKEKSPKKGEEYPTLLVRFEHIKTVHEALQNLQNLLIH, encoded by the coding sequence TTGGAACAGAAAACTATTCACAACGTTTTTAGCTTATACGATTCTTCAGATTTCGTACAGAAGCTTATTGTCAATTTTAAAAATAATCCACAGCATAAAGTCAATATCAAAGGTTTTTTAGGTTCAGGATTGAGTATTTTAACGGGTCATTTATATGATCGTGTTGCGCGACCAACGATTCTAATTTTTGATGACAAAGAAGAAGCGGCTTATGTGTTGAATGATTTGGAAACTTTGTTTGATAAAGAACAAATTCTATTTTTCCCGTCATCTTACAAGCGTCCTTACGAAATTGAGGAAGTAAATAATGCGAATGTTGTCATCAGAACAGAGGTTTTAAATGTGTTATCGCATTCGAAACGACCAAAAATTGTGGTGACGTACGCAGAAGCCTTGTCTGAAAAAGTGGTAACAAAAAAAGCGCTTTCTACGAATACGCTTAAAGTAAAGGTTGGGAATGATTTGGGGATTGATTTCTTAACGGAAGTTTTATCCTCTTATAATTTTCATCGTGTTGATTTTGTTTCTGAGCCGGGAGAATTCTCGATTCGTGGAGGAATTATAGATGTTTTTTCGTTTTCGAATGAACACCCTTATCGAATTTCGTTGTTTGGAGATGAAGTTGAAACCATCAGAACGTTTGATATCGAGAATCAATTGTCTATTGCAACGACCAAAGAAATTACGATTATTCCGAATCTTGAAAGTAAATCGATTAATGAAAAGCGAGAGAGTTTTTTAGAATATATTTCGAAGGATAGTTTAATTATCGCCAAAAATATTTCTGTTTTAGCAAAACAAATTACCAAGAATTTTGAACAAGCTGAAAATGCTTTTGCTGAATTAAAAGGAGAAATTAAACAAGCAGAACCGAATCAATTATTTTTGAATAAAAATGCTTTTCTTCAACAAATTTCATCTTTTGGAGTGATTGAATGTTCGATGAAATCTTATTTTGAAACAGTTGAAGAAATAGAATCACCATTCAAACCTCAACCAAGTTTTAACAAACAATTCGAATTACTAATTGATGATTTGAATGAACACAAAAACGAAGGTTTCAAAAATGCACTGATTTGCTCCAATGAAAATCAAATCAAACGTTTTGAAGAAATTTTTGATGATATTGGAAAAGAAGTTTCTTACATTCCAGTTTTGGGTTCTATTTATCAAGGTTTCATTGATGAAGAAATCAAATTAACATGTTATACCGATCATCAGATTTTTGGACGTTATCATAAATTCAATCTTCGAAATTCATTTTCCAAAAAAGAAGCGATTACGCTAAAGGAAATCAATTCGTTGCAAGTTGGAGATTTTGTGACGCATATCGATTACGGAATTGGAAAATTTGCTGGTTTGGTAAGATTGAATAATAATGGCGTAACGCAAGAATCAATCAAATTGATTTATCAAAATAATGATATTCTGTACGTTAATATTCATTCGTTGCATAAAATTGCGAAGTTTAGAGGAAAAGATGGCGCTGAGCCAAAAATCTCGAAACTTGGTTCACCAGCTTGGAAAAATTTAAAGAATAAAACCAAAGCTAAAGTAAAAGAAATTGCCTTCGATTTGATTAAATTATATGCGAAACGTCGTGCTAGAAAAGGCTTCGCGTATTCTCCTGATACATATTTACAAAATGAGTTGGAAGCTTCTTTTATTTATGAAGATACGCCCGATCAGTACAAAGCGACGCAAGATGTGAAAGCTGATATGGAATCTGAACGCCCTATGGATCGCCTGGTTTGTGGTGATGTAGGTTTCGGGAAAACGGAAGTCGCGATTCGTGCGGCGATGAAAGCTGCAGTAGATGGAAAGCAAGTTGCTGTTTTGGTTCCAACAACGATTTTGGCTTTTCAACATTTCAAAACATTTTCAGAGCGTTTACGAGATTTGCCTGTGAAAGTAGCTTATCTCAATCGATTTGTAACAGGAGCAAAGAAAAAGGCCGTTTTAGATGGTTTAAAATCTGGTCAAGTTGATATTGTGATTGGGACGCATCAATTGGTTAATCCAAAAATTGAGTACAAAGATTTGGGATTATTAATTGTGGATGAAGAGCATAAATTTGGTGTTGGTGTAAAAGATAAATTGAAAACACTTCGCGAAAATATTGATACATTAACCTTGACAGCGACGCCAATTCCGCGTACACTTCAATTTTCGTTGATGGCTGCTCGAGATTTGTCGGTTATCAAAACTCCTCCACCAAATAGACAACCTGTCGATACACAATTGGTTGGTTTCAATGAAGAGATTTTCCGTGATGCGATTATGTACGAAATGCAACGTGGTGGACAAGTTTATATCATTCACAATCGTGTGCAATCGTTGAAAGATATTGCAGGAATGGTGCAACGATTAGTTCCTGATGCGCGTGTGGCGATTGGTCATGGACAGATGGATGGGAAAGAATTAGAGGCTGTTTTGCTCGATTTTATTGATGGTCGATATGATGTTTTTGTGTCAACAACAATTATCGAATCTGGTTTGGATGTTCCGAATGCGAATACGATTTTAATTAATGATGCGCAGAATTTTGGTTTGGCGGATTTGCATCAAATGCGTGGGCGTGTTGGTCGTAGTAACCGCAAAGCGTTCTGTTATTTGGTTGCGCCGCCACTTTCGGTTTTAACGGACGAAGCGCGTAAACGTTTGCAAGCAATTGAGCAGTTTTCTGATTTAGGATCAGGATTTAATATTGCCATGAAAGATTTAGAAATTCGTGGAGCGGGAAATCTTTTAGGTGCGGAGCAAACAGGATTTATGATGGATATCGGTTTCGAAACGTATCAAAAAATCTTGAATGAAGCGATTGAAGAATTGAAAGAAACAGATTTCAAAGATTTGTTCGAAGATCAAAAATCGGGAGAAGTAAAATCCTATGTTTCGGATGTACAGATTGATTCGGATTTACAAATTATGTTCCCAGATGAATACATTGAAAGTTCGGAAGAACGTTTGTTGTTATACAAAGAATTAGCTGATATCGAAACTGAAACAGATTTACAAACGTTTAAAAATAATTTGATTGACCGCTTCGGAAAATTACCAATTGAAGCCGAAAATTTATTGGAATCAATTCAATTGAAATGGATCAGTAAAAAATTAGGTTTCGAACGCTTGGTGATGAAAAATGGAATTTTGTTGGCTTATTTTATTAATAAACCACAAAGCGAATTTTATCAGTCAGAAGAATTTAGATTAATTTTAAATTACGTTCAAAATAACCCTAAAAACATCAGTTTTAAGGAAAAATCACCCAAAAAAGGAGAAGAGTATCCAACATTGTTAGTACGATTTGAACATATTAAAACTGTGCATGAAGCACTGCAAAATCTACAAAATTTATTAATTCATTAA
- the ilvA gene encoding threonine ammonia-lyase IlvA, with translation MANGLRNEKTETLGVSLDEVNLAQMNLKGVAKNTPFDFNENLSRQFEANVYLKREDLQVVRSYKLRGAYNKIVQLSEQEKNNGVICASAGNHAQGVAYSCQQLNIKGKIVMPTTTPQQKIKQVKWFGKDQIEIILHGDTFDDASAFAHQLSQEGNITFIHPFDDEKVIAGQGTVALEILNQCNQPIDYIFVPIGGGGLASGVISVMKTLSPNTKIIGVEPSGAASMAEAIKQKQSVALAKIDPFVDGAAVKKAGEKTYKICAEGLETTCAVPEGKVCSSILRLYNEDAIVVEPAGALSVSALDFFKEEIKGKNVVCVLSGSNNDITRMEEIKERSLQYEGLKHYFIINFPQRAGALKELVNEVLGENDDITYFQYTQKNNKETGPAVVGIELDKKEDLDGLIFRLENHHFDYQYLNTDNTLFSLMIG, from the coding sequence ATGGCAAATGGACTTAGAAATGAAAAAACTGAGACCTTAGGCGTTTCGCTTGACGAAGTAAACTTAGCACAAATGAATTTGAAAGGAGTTGCCAAAAACACTCCTTTCGATTTCAATGAAAATTTAAGTCGTCAATTTGAAGCGAATGTCTATCTAAAACGAGAAGATTTACAAGTCGTCCGTTCGTACAAATTGCGTGGTGCTTATAATAAAATCGTTCAGTTATCAGAACAAGAAAAAAATAATGGTGTGATCTGCGCAAGTGCAGGAAATCACGCACAAGGTGTCGCATATTCGTGTCAACAATTAAACATTAAAGGTAAAATTGTAATGCCTACTACGACACCTCAACAAAAAATAAAACAAGTAAAATGGTTTGGGAAAGATCAAATCGAAATCATTTTACATGGTGATACATTTGATGATGCATCGGCTTTTGCACATCAATTATCCCAAGAAGGAAATATTACATTTATTCATCCTTTTGATGACGAAAAAGTAATCGCAGGACAAGGAACTGTTGCTTTAGAAATTTTGAATCAATGCAATCAACCAATCGATTATATTTTCGTGCCAATTGGCGGTGGAGGTTTAGCATCTGGCGTTATTTCTGTGATGAAAACACTTAGTCCAAACACCAAAATTATTGGCGTAGAACCGAGTGGCGCAGCAAGTATGGCAGAAGCTATCAAACAAAAACAATCTGTTGCATTAGCGAAGATTGACCCTTTTGTAGATGGCGCAGCTGTAAAAAAAGCAGGTGAAAAAACCTACAAAATCTGTGCAGAAGGTTTAGAAACAACTTGTGCTGTTCCAGAAGGAAAAGTTTGTTCGAGCATTTTGCGTTTGTACAATGAAGACGCAATTGTTGTAGAACCAGCAGGCGCTTTGAGTGTTTCGGCTTTAGATTTTTTCAAGGAAGAAATCAAAGGAAAAAATGTGGTTTGCGTGCTTAGTGGAAGCAACAACGACATTACGCGAATGGAAGAAATAAAAGAAAGAAGTTTGCAATATGAAGGTTTGAAACATTATTTCATTATCAATTTTCCTCAACGTGCTGGCGCTTTAAAAGAATTAGTGAACGAAGTTTTGGGTGAAAATGATGACATCACCTATTTCCAATACACGCAAAAAAATAACAAAGAAACAGGTCCAGCAGTAGTTGGCATTGAATTAGACAAAAAAGAAGATTTAGATGGTTTAATTTTTAGATTAGAAAATCATCATTTCGACTATCAATATCTTAACACAGACAACACACTCTTTTCGTTAATGATTGGATAA
- the ilvD gene encoding dihydroxy-acid dehydratase, producing the protein MKNNNEALNKHSRTVTQDDTLPASQAMLHGIGLTNEDLKKPLIGIASMGYDGNTCNMHLNQFAQLVQDGMKAENLIGLKFNTIGISDGITNGTSGMRYSLVSREIIADSIETVCAGHFYDGVITIPGCDKNMPGSIMAMGRLNRPSIMIYGGTIAPGHYKEEELNIVSAFEALGKKLNGNLDDKDFCGIIQNACPGPGACGGMYTANTMAAAIEAMGMSLPYSSSYPALSQEKKNECTTSAHYLRILLEKDIKPSDIITKNSLENAIKTIVFLGGSTNAVLHLLAIAATMNIELSLDDIQAINDKTPVIADLKPSGKYLMEHLSKVGGVPAVLKYMLQEGLIDGSCLTVTGKTLAENLASVPDLDFSKQNIIRPLSNPIKETGHLQMLYGNLAPGGSVSKISGKEGFYFKGKAQVFNSEVEVLKAIEDLQIKAGSVIVIRNEGPKGGPGMPEMLKPTSAIIGAGLGDKVALITDGRFSGGTHGFVVGHITPEAFEGGPIALVENDDLIEIDINKNELNLLVDEKTLENRKNNWKQPALKVKNGVLYKYAKQVGNASEGCLTDQ; encoded by the coding sequence ATGAAAAACAACAACGAAGCACTAAACAAACACAGCCGAACCGTAACGCAAGATGACACTTTACCCGCGTCACAAGCGATGTTACATGGGATTGGCCTAACTAACGAAGACCTAAAAAAACCACTAATCGGAATTGCAAGTATGGGATACGATGGAAATACTTGCAATATGCACCTGAATCAATTTGCGCAGTTGGTACAAGACGGAATGAAAGCCGAAAACCTAATCGGATTGAAGTTCAATACTATCGGAATTAGCGATGGAATTACCAACGGAACTTCTGGAATGCGCTACTCTTTGGTAAGTAGAGAAATCATCGCAGATTCGATCGAAACTGTTTGTGCAGGCCACTTTTACGATGGCGTAATCACAATACCAGGTTGTGATAAAAACATGCCTGGATCGATTATGGCAATGGGACGTTTGAATCGTCCTTCAATCATGATTTATGGTGGAACAATTGCTCCTGGACATTACAAAGAAGAGGAATTAAACATTGTCTCTGCATTTGAAGCATTAGGTAAAAAATTAAACGGAAATCTTGATGACAAAGATTTTTGTGGAATCATTCAAAATGCATGTCCTGGTCCGGGCGCTTGCGGCGGAATGTACACAGCAAACACGATGGCAGCGGCGATTGAAGCTATGGGAATGAGTTTACCTTATTCTTCATCTTATCCTGCTCTTAGTCAAGAAAAGAAAAACGAATGTACTACTTCGGCGCATTACCTAAGAATTTTATTAGAAAAAGATATTAAACCAAGTGATATCATCACGAAGAATTCTTTAGAAAATGCCATCAAAACGATTGTTTTTTTAGGCGGAAGTACAAATGCTGTTTTGCACTTATTAGCAATTGCGGCTACAATGAACATCGAATTATCATTAGACGATATACAAGCAATAAACGATAAAACACCAGTAATAGCAGACTTAAAACCTAGTGGAAAATACTTGATGGAACATTTGAGTAAAGTTGGAGGAGTTCCTGCTGTTTTAAAATATATGTTACAAGAAGGATTAATCGATGGAAGCTGTTTAACGGTTACTGGAAAAACATTAGCAGAAAATTTAGCATCAGTTCCTGATTTAGATTTCTCTAAGCAAAATATTATTCGTCCATTATCTAATCCCATAAAAGAAACTGGACACTTACAAATGCTTTACGGAAACCTTGCTCCAGGCGGATCAGTGTCAAAAATATCTGGAAAAGAAGGTTTCTATTTCAAAGGAAAAGCACAAGTTTTTAATAGCGAAGTTGAAGTTCTGAAAGCAATTGAAGATTTACAAATCAAAGCTGGAAGTGTTATCGTCATCCGAAACGAAGGACCAAAAGGAGGTCCTGGAATGCCAGAAATGTTGAAACCAACCTCTGCCATTATCGGCGCTGGATTGGGAGATAAAGTCGCTTTAATTACTGATGGACGATTTAGTGGCGGAACACACGGATTTGTCGTCGGTCACATCACACCAGAAGCTTTTGAAGGAGGTCCAATCGCATTAGTCGAAAATGATGACCTCATCGAAATTGACATCAACAAGAATGAATTGAATCTTTTGGTTGATGAAAAAACATTAGAAAATCGAAAAAATAACTGGAAACAACCCGCATTAAAAGTAAAAAATGGAGTCTTATACAAATACGCAAAGCAAGTCGGAAACGCTTCAGAAGGATGTCTTACTGACCAATAA